Within the Glycine soja cultivar W05 chromosome 3, ASM419377v2, whole genome shotgun sequence genome, the region ATAATAGCAAATGGGACTCGAGAGAAACCAGCTCCAAGTTTTTCAGCTATCTGATTCTCTGTACCTTTCTTATGAACGAAGCATCTGACAAGTACTGCAATCCCAACTCCACATTCAATTATAAGCTGTGACATGTGTCAGCATTAagtaagaaaaatacaaaaaattctaaTCTGGAAGGAATTTTCTCTGTGAAACTGAAGGACCAGAGGAGGGACAAGGAACTAGATTCAAGATGAACTTTATGCAACTTACCCAAACTAGGCTCACTGCCATAAGACACACAAACGTGATGTAATTCTTctttattgatttaaaaaagtGACATTGATTTATtccatattaatataaaaacttaccCAAACTAGGCTCACTGGGATACATTGTCTCCCagagtttttcattttcctCTTTGATCTGGTTCCCTGAGTTGAAGATACCACATTCTGATCACCTACTATTCTCCCATACACTTCCATGCAGACTGTTTTGTAACGCACctgacaaattttaaaaataatgattttttttataatcagcAGGGAACTTAAGTGTTTTATGGCTTTGCAGTTGCAGACTTGAAATTTATGGCTTTACAGTTGTAGGCTTGAAAATGAATTAACTACATAAGGGCATAAGGAAGGATGCAAAGAATTCCAGCCATcaaaattagttatatattttattgtattaactacaaaaaataacaaggagggtgagccctggtgcagcggtaaagttgtgccttggtgacttgttggtcatgggttcgaatctggaaacagcctctttgcatatgcaagggtaaggctgcgtacaacatccctcccccataccttcgcataacgaagagcctctgggcaatggggtacgaactACAAAAAATAACAACCACAAGCTTTTCCATATAGACTTTTGTAGTACCATACGGTACACTATTTACCCTCAGTGCCTGCCAGTTCAATCACACAAACATCTGCAGGGCCCTCCTTTCCATCCACGGGAATCACAACACCCTCAATCCAATCTTTAATAGCATCAGTGATGTGCGAGACCACCTATTTTAAAACACCAATACCTCATCAAACCAGTCTTTATTATCCATAGTCccacataataaaataagtagccTTAGCTGATGGAataattcttacaaaaaaaccAGGAACTTTAATAAGCTTAGCAGCTGCAATTATTTTCGTTGTTAGCATCATCAGCATTATTTCAAAAGGCATTAGAATTAAATTTCGAAGCTAACACAGAGTGCAAACCTGGATACACAACGAGCAGGGGTTTTCTGGCCTCATTCTGTAGAGTACGTGAACCATTCAACCCTATCAATAGATGAAGACTTCTCCAAATACTTCTTCACCAAGCAGAGATAGAGACACCTCTTGCATGATATCTGTAATTCAAATAATCCTTCTCATGAAAGCAAGTCTcacattcataaattaaattaaacacttATACCAGGTCTGGGTcttcctttatttctttttcttctcccaaTTAACACACACTGACTCTGTCTCTCTCTCGAACACAATGTCAAACTCCACCACCGGCACCACCGCGGCCTTACCACCAAAGCCCACTTGGGTACTTCCATACCGAATCGAGAATCTCCGCGAGGTCTACACCCTAAGCTAAAAGCTCGGCACGGGCCAATTCGGCACAACCTTCCTCTGCACGCACAACGCCATGGGATGCCCCTTCACCTGCAAGTCAATCCCGAAGCGGAAATTGCTATGCAAGGAGGACTACGACAAAGTATGCACCACCTCTCCGAGCACTCCAACGTCGTTCGCATCCACGACACCTACGAGGACACCGCCTTCGTGGAGGCTTGCCACTGGCTTGGGGTCATGCATAGGGACCTCAAGCCTAAGAACTTTCTCTTTGATACTGTTGAGGAGGGTGCTAAGGTCAAAACTACTGATTTTGGGCTCTCCGTGTTTTATAAGCCAGGTTTGGTTGCTCTCTCGTTAGATTTGGTTTTTGTGGAGGATGCCGAGGGGAGGGCTTGGTCGTGGGTTTTGGTGGAGGTGGGGATTCCGATGATGTCTTTGAGTTTTCCTTGGCGGAGGAGCTCGCCGATGCAGTCGACGACATGCTTGGCAGTGGAGCTGGTGTTGAGGACCATGCCGGACTTGACATACTCAACAACCTTGTAGGCGGCAATTTTCTTGAGGTCGTCTTGGGTGAGGATGACGAAGGAGGGGGGGTTGATACTattgaggaagagaaaaaagaattagGGTTTTTTGTAACTAAAGgagacaaattaaaaaaaaaaaagataaaaatataaagagtgAGAGAAAGTCCGCTGGCATTCCTGAAGCgctcattctacatcggttctacaagaaccgatgttgtaattcattttcaaagacggtttcaCAATTCcgtctttaaaattttaaaattatttacaaaattgtcactgtgtacttacaacatcagttttttacaACCGTCGGAAAACCCGCGTcgtaaaaagccatttttctgGTAGTGCCAATAACTCCACCAAGCatgtcattaattaatattgggttattttagttaatcaataattttgaGTTAAGTATTAAGTACACAATTGTTTAATATTTGAAAGGATATTACTATGCATAAGTAGATCAATCTAACTCGATCATGAGTAAGATATTGTTTCTAGTAAAAGATCCAGGTAATCTGAAAGATGTGTGTTTGATCATGTTTCAATCAATTGAAttgtgttggaaaaaaaaaaccattttaattacctttATTTCTAGGTTTTGAAactattagaaaaatattagtatgtatttattaaataaggcACGTTCAATGTGAATTTGATCATTGGTTACTGATGATTATTGATGAACGCATTAAAGTTTAGTACTATATTTGGGTTTGCTTAACTCTCTAAATCTTTTGATTTGGCCAAATAAGGGAAACAAGTCTAAAAGTACTTAATCA harbors:
- the LOC114406520 gene encoding protein S-acyltransferase 21-like gives rise to the protein MEVYGRIVGDQNVVSSTQGTRSKRKMKNSGRQCIPVSLVWLIIECGVGIAVLVRCFVHKKGTENQIAEKLGAGFSRVPFAIIVTICTTVSFLAIVPLGELFFFHMILIRKGITTYDYVWENYLSLEGCFCSGIENFPLSGKLTLLN